The window ATGTCCCGGGTGGCGTTGTCCGCCGCTTCGCCGCAGAGAGCGATGGCTGAATTGTAGCTCTTGATGGCGCCTGCCTCGGCGAGGCGGTCGTTCTCGAACATCTTGGGCACGTCGGCACCGATGTAGATCTTACGGTATTCACTGACCACGGGGATCCCTTCAAGGAAGAGGATGCGCCCGATGAGTTTTTCGGCGTGAATCATCTCCGTGATGGCGCGTTTCTCGATAGCCTTATGAAGCTTTTCATAATTCCAGTTAGCGCACATCTCCGAGTGGACCATGTACTGGTTGATGGCGGTGAGTTCATCGGCCAGCAGGGAATTGAGAACCTCTATAACTTTGGGATCGCCTTTCATGGTTACCTCCTGATTAGAGTAATAATTATATATTACCAAAGATATCACCGGTTCCAAATAGTGTTGGTGGTGGTGAGAGGGGGGATAGTCGAACCGGGTAGGGCGCATTTATCAAAGGTCAGGATGATGAAAATAGGAGAAAACCCGCCGGGCTCCGAGAGCCAGATTGTCCGAGAGTGGTAGGATGGACCAGGTGACGCTTGTCGAATATGGACAAAAGGCATATGATTACGAATTAATTGATGAAGAATATTTATATGCCATGACTTTCCCGAATGAATCGGAGAATCGGGTTCCGTTACGTGTCGCCGCGGTATATCTGGCAATATCGACGCTATGGATCATATTCTCCGATCGGGCGGTGATACTGCTGGCGGGGGACTCAGCGGCGTCATGGCAGACCGCTAAAGGCATACTTTTTGTGGGGGTGACCACCCTCCTCATTTTTGAACTGGTACGCCGGCCGATGAAGCGGTTGTCCCAGGCGAACCGGCGGCTGATGCAAACAAGAGAGCAATTGCGCCTCGCCTTCGATTCTATCCAGGAAGGCATCGTGTCCACCGACAGCCGAGGCGCCATTGTCAGCGTAAACAACGCATTGGTGACTCTCATCGGCGCTAACGGTAAGGCGGATCTGTGGAACCGGCCGGCCAAGGAACTGCTGGCAGAGGCGGACCGGCCGGGACTGGAACGGCAGATGGCGCTGGCGTTGAAAGACGGGAGCGCGCCCTCCATCAGCGAATATTCGATAAACATAGACGGCGGCCGGACCGCGGCGGTGGAACTTTCGGTGGCGGCTATAAGATCGGAAATTCCGCTTGAGCAGGGTCACATTATGGTCCTGCGGGATGTAACTGAGCGCAAGCGGATGCAGGAAAAACTGCTGGTGGCTGACCGCTTGGCCTCCGTGGGGGAATTGGCGGCAGGGATCGCCCATGAGATCAATAATCCCCTGACCGGCATCATCG is drawn from Dehalogenimonas sp. THU2 and contains these coding sequences:
- the bfr gene encoding bacterioferritin, with translation MKGDPKVIEVLNSLLADELTAINQYMVHSEMCANWNYEKLHKAIEKRAITEMIHAEKLIGRILFLEGIPVVSEYRKIYIGADVPKMFENDRLAEAGAIKSYNSAIALCGEAADNATRDMLQHILDEEDSHIDEIEGVQDQIGQMGLQIFLSTKTE
- a CDS encoding ATP-binding protein, translated to MTLVEYGQKAYDYELIDEEYLYAMTFPNESENRVPLRVAAVYLAISTLWIIFSDRAVILLAGDSAASWQTAKGILFVGVTTLLIFELVRRPMKRLSQANRRLMQTREQLRLAFDSIQEGIVSTDSRGAIVSVNNALVTLIGANGKADLWNRPAKELLAEADRPGLERQMALALKDGSAPSISEYSINIDGGRTAAVELSVAAIRSEIPLEQGHIMVLRDVTERKRMQEKLLVADRLASVGELAAGIAHEINNPLTGIIGFSEMLLQEELPENHRRDVQTIHEEAQRAAGIVQSLLGISRKHKPDVRPVAVREVIDKVLALRQYEHRGNNIVTKIDSDDSLMVVADYFQLEQVFLNMVINAEFFMSKENGGGQLTIKTERVGRMVNISFSDTGPGIPLEIQDHVFDPFFTTKPEGKGTGLGLTICHGIIEQYGGRIGVSSQPGEGATFVIELPQPTD